One window of Nocardia nova SH22a genomic DNA carries:
- a CDS encoding IclR family transcriptional regulator: MQFEQTPHAMIDRVASLLEALVGQRPMTLADIARRSHLPRSSAHRILQRLVELGWVERHGFEYVLGIRMFEFGSQVMRQRSVNDIAMTVMTGLHRRTGLTAHLSLLSGGEVLHLDRVGAWPNPGRQWAVGARQPVELTAAGHALLAAMDPRQWPDLPFACAPTCYSVRTRRQLERELDKVRDRSGVAVDSQGCELGVTVVAAALDVDVDRGRVAVSLCGPTRMIDTDAVVNQVRRAAFDIRRLAVGAPRTSRRPVRA, translated from the coding sequence ATGCAGTTCGAACAAACCCCGCACGCGATGATCGATCGGGTGGCGTCGCTGCTCGAGGCCTTAGTCGGACAGCGGCCCATGACATTGGCCGACATCGCCCGGCGTTCACATCTGCCTCGCTCGTCGGCCCATCGAATCCTGCAGCGGCTCGTGGAACTGGGCTGGGTGGAACGCCACGGGTTCGAATACGTGCTGGGTATCAGGATGTTCGAGTTCGGATCGCAGGTGATGCGCCAACGCAGTGTGAACGACATCGCCATGACCGTCATGACCGGGCTGCACCGGCGCACGGGCCTGACCGCGCACCTGAGTCTGCTGTCCGGGGGAGAGGTACTGCATCTCGATCGGGTGGGGGCCTGGCCGAATCCGGGACGGCAGTGGGCGGTCGGCGCGCGCCAGCCCGTCGAGCTCACCGCCGCCGGACATGCGCTGCTGGCCGCGATGGATCCGCGGCAGTGGCCCGACTTGCCGTTCGCCTGCGCCCCGACCTGCTACAGCGTACGAACCCGTCGGCAGCTCGAACGCGAACTGGACAAGGTGCGCGATCGCAGCGGGGTCGCGGTGGATTCCCAGGGATGCGAACTGGGGGTCACCGTGGTGGCGGCCGCGCTCGACGTCGACGTCGACCGGGGTCGCGTGGCGGTTTCGCTGTGCGGTCCGACGCGGATGATCGACACCGATGCCGTCGTCAACCAGGTGCGCCGGGCGGCGTTCGACATCCGGCGGCTGGCAGTCGGAGCGCCGCGCACGAGCCGGCGACCTGTGCGCGCCTGA
- a CDS encoding alpha/beta fold hydrolase, protein MGARDVPELLELPTEHGVLRYRDTGAGPPLLLLHGSGPGVTGWRNFSGNVATFAQHYRTLVLEFPGFGVSDDFGAGHPMMSAQRAVHAFLDGLGLDTVRIIGNSMGGFVATEFALAAPQRVDRLVTIGGIGTTIFGPQPGEGIIRLSDFVENPTRDSLVAWLRSMVYDQALLTEELIEQRWRQATEPGVLENSRRMYGRAALARMAEAARDADTTPGWANLRRIGVPTLVTWGRDDRVSPVDMSLIAMRTLPHGEVHIFPNCGHWVMIEQKQAWEATVSAFLAR, encoded by the coding sequence ATGGGTGCGCGCGATGTTCCCGAATTGCTCGAATTGCCCACCGAACACGGTGTGCTGCGCTATCGCGACACCGGTGCGGGCCCGCCGCTGCTGTTGCTGCACGGGTCCGGGCCCGGTGTGACCGGCTGGCGCAACTTCAGCGGCAATGTGGCGACGTTCGCTCAGCACTACCGCACGCTCGTACTCGAGTTTCCAGGGTTCGGGGTGAGCGACGATTTCGGTGCGGGGCATCCGATGATGTCGGCGCAGCGGGCCGTTCACGCGTTCCTGGACGGGCTCGGACTCGATACCGTCCGGATCATCGGAAACTCGATGGGAGGTTTCGTCGCAACGGAATTCGCGCTGGCGGCGCCGCAACGGGTCGATCGACTGGTCACCATCGGCGGTATCGGCACCACCATCTTCGGCCCGCAACCGGGGGAGGGGATCATCCGGCTCAGTGACTTCGTCGAGAATCCGACCCGCGACAGCCTGGTGGCGTGGCTTCGCTCGATGGTCTACGACCAGGCCCTGCTGACCGAGGAACTGATCGAACAGCGGTGGCGGCAGGCCACCGAACCGGGCGTTCTGGAGAACTCGCGGCGGATGTACGGCCGGGCGGCGCTGGCCCGCATGGCGGAGGCGGCCCGCGACGCCGACACCACACCCGGTTGGGCGAATCTGCGCCGTATCGGTGTGCCGACCCTGGTCACCTGGGGACGTGACGACCGGGTGAGCCCGGTCGACATGTCGCTGATCGCGATGCGGACGCTCCCGCACGGTGAGGTGCACATCTTTCCGAACTGCGGGCACTGGGTGATGATCGAGCAGAAGCAGGCGTGGGAGGCGACGGTCTCCGCGTTTCTCGCCCGGTAG
- a CDS encoding TetR/AcrR family transcriptional regulator: MSKPSRPTLTERRAEELRLTIANTARDMFVADGDTSATVERICAAVGIAPRTFHRHFPVKEDVMGPLFRRSQALIIDFLEHAPADADAAETLARAFTTEVYKRRTPESDRKFMTLMINTPQYRMRWLEWGEQLCGPITEFLSARVDLGDDPFLRKLPAELIVHTSRQAYIQWVDTEDCGDFAEVEALQLRGMKMLLVGLRAVMAQPAVPAP; this comes from the coding sequence GTGAGCAAACCGTCCAGGCCGACGCTGACCGAACGCCGCGCGGAGGAACTTCGCCTCACCATCGCGAACACCGCACGCGACATGTTCGTCGCCGACGGTGACACCTCCGCCACCGTGGAGCGGATCTGCGCGGCGGTCGGAATCGCACCGAGGACCTTTCACCGGCACTTCCCGGTGAAAGAAGACGTCATGGGCCCGCTGTTCCGGCGCAGCCAGGCGCTGATCATCGACTTCCTCGAGCACGCACCGGCCGACGCCGACGCGGCGGAAACTCTTGCCCGCGCGTTCACCACCGAGGTCTACAAGCGGCGGACGCCCGAATCCGACCGCAAATTCATGACTTTGATGATCAACACGCCGCAGTATCGGATGCGCTGGCTGGAATGGGGTGAGCAGCTCTGCGGGCCGATCACCGAATTCCTCTCGGCGCGAGTCGATCTCGGGGACGATCCGTTCCTGCGCAAGCTCCCCGCCGAACTGATCGTGCACACGAGCCGCCAAGCTTATATCCAGTGGGTCGACACCGAGGACTGCGGCGATTTCGCCGAGGTGGAGGCGCTTCAGCTGCGGGGGATGAAGATGCTGCTGGTCGGTCTCCGCGCGGTGATGGCGCAACCGGCGGTGCCGGCGCCCTAG